One segment of Haloplanus natans DSM 17983 DNA contains the following:
- a CDS encoding RNA-protein complex protein Nop10, which produces MRSDIRVCSAWRDRHDRPVYTLGSTCPDCGADAVNSAPAPFDPADPYGKYRRALKRRERE; this is translated from the coding sequence ATGCGGTCGGATATCCGGGTGTGTTCGGCGTGGCGCGACCGCCACGACCGCCCCGTCTACACGCTCGGATCGACCTGTCCGGACTGCGGCGCCGACGCGGTCAACAGTGCGCCAGCGCCGTTCGATCCTGCGGACCCGTACGGGAAGTACCGACGCGCTCTTAAGCGCCGCGAACGCGAATAG
- a CDS encoding proteasome assembly chaperone family protein: protein MDAIEIETVAEPTLSDPVLVEGLPGVGHVGKLAAEYLLEEFESELVRRVYADEFPPQVSIDDEGVAELVCAEFHAVETGGRDLLVLTGDHQAGSNAGHYHLTESFLDIAEGMGAETLFALGGVPTGELIEEYHVLGAVTDADLKADLEAEDVEFREDEPAGGIVGVSGLLLGLGRRRGLDATCLMGETSGYLVDPKSARAVLEVLESVLDFELDYESLEDRAEEMEEVVGKIQEMQNQGAQMPTDDDLRYIG from the coding sequence ATGGACGCCATCGAGATAGAGACAGTCGCGGAGCCGACGCTGTCGGACCCGGTGCTCGTCGAGGGGCTTCCCGGTGTCGGCCACGTCGGGAAACTCGCCGCCGAATACCTCTTGGAGGAGTTCGAGAGCGAACTCGTCCGGCGGGTGTACGCCGACGAGTTTCCGCCGCAGGTGAGTATCGACGACGAGGGCGTCGCGGAACTGGTCTGTGCGGAGTTCCACGCCGTCGAGACCGGAGGGCGCGACCTCCTCGTCCTCACCGGAGACCACCAGGCGGGGAGCAACGCCGGCCACTACCACCTCACCGAGTCGTTTCTCGACATCGCCGAGGGGATGGGCGCCGAGACGCTGTTTGCCCTCGGCGGTGTCCCGACGGGCGAACTCATCGAGGAGTACCACGTCCTCGGGGCGGTGACCGACGCCGACCTGAAAGCCGATCTGGAAGCCGAGGACGTGGAGTTTCGCGAGGACGAACCCGCCGGCGGCATCGTCGGCGTGAGCGGCCTGTTGCTGGGGCTCGGCCGCCGCCGCGGCCTCGACGCCACCTGTCTGATGGGCGAGACCAGCGGCTACCTGGTCGACCCCAAGAGCGCCCGTGCGGTGCTCGAAGTGCTCGAATCGGTCCTCGATTTCGAACTCGACTACGAGTCGCTGGAGGACCGCGCCGAGGAGATGGAGGAAGTCGTCGGCAAGATCCAGGAGATGCAGAACCAGGGCGCACAGATGCCGACAGACGACGACCTGCGGTACATCGGCTAG
- a CDS encoding J domain-containing protein gives MLPEWVQLLPPWLLAGVGMGAVAVVLVAGIFVAGDRLFPAPATDRGPRIDGTDRRRAEIRTYLGSIGERYVEDATVHDHTVAFYLPEREVAITFDPRAFFGIEGTGTHAILCEHEMPGHQLGRRLPFETPTRRGRAGGTSRVGTAFDRLGLSPTADTDEVKAAYRRRVKDVHPDHGGDSESFKRLQDAYATAKEHAD, from the coding sequence GTGCTACCGGAGTGGGTGCAACTGCTGCCGCCGTGGCTGTTGGCTGGTGTCGGGATGGGTGCCGTAGCCGTCGTACTCGTCGCCGGCATCTTCGTCGCGGGCGACCGCCTGTTTCCCGCACCGGCGACCGATCGAGGGCCGCGGATCGACGGCACCGATCGGCGACGGGCCGAGATTCGCACCTACCTCGGCTCCATCGGCGAACGCTACGTCGAGGACGCGACGGTCCACGACCACACCGTCGCGTTCTACCTCCCCGAACGCGAGGTGGCGATCACGTTCGACCCGCGGGCCTTCTTCGGCATCGAGGGCACGGGCACCCACGCCATCCTCTGTGAACACGAGATGCCCGGCCACCAACTCGGGCGGCGGCTCCCGTTCGAGACGCCGACCCGTCGCGGGCGGGCGGGGGGCACGAGTCGGGTCGGCACCGCGTTCGATCGTCTCGGCCTGTCTCCGACGGCCGACACCGACGAGGTGAAGGCGGCGTACCGACGGCGAGTCAAGGACGTTCACCCGGACCACGGTGGCGACAGCGAGTCGTTCAAACGGCTGCAAGACGCCTACGCGACGGCCAAAGAGCACGCCGACTGA
- a CDS encoding metallophosphoesterase — protein MALHDATPGRAAFLPAASALVVADPHVGRGAATNAGLLLNERRDLLDRLAAAMDATTPETVVFAGDLCHRFGAPSDRSAGTVRALAGAVRARGARPVAVAGNHDGGLPEIWPGPVQDAVRLDDGTLVCHGHEGPDEEGDRYVCGHLHPAIEIEGRKRDCFLYDPAGYRGRPTLTLPAFSTFAAGLRIERRNAVDSPLVPDIDAVRPGVVTAESTADDDPETLWFPPLADLRPHLRR, from the coding sequence ATGGCGCTTCACGACGCCACGCCGGGCCGGGCGGCGTTTCTCCCGGCGGCGTCGGCGCTCGTCGTCGCCGACCCCCACGTCGGCCGCGGGGCGGCGACGAACGCCGGCCTGTTGTTGAACGAGCGCCGCGACCTACTGGACCGGCTGGCGGCCGCGATGGACGCGACGACTCCGGAGACGGTCGTCTTCGCGGGCGACCTGTGTCACCGGTTCGGGGCGCCGAGCGATCGGTCGGCGGGGACGGTCCGGGCGCTCGCGGGGGCGGTCCGGGCGCGTGGAGCGCGGCCCGTCGCCGTCGCGGGCAACCACGATGGTGGGCTCCCGGAAATCTGGCCCGGCCCGGTCCAGGACGCCGTCCGCCTCGACGACGGCACGCTCGTCTGTCACGGCCACGAGGGGCCCGACGAGGAGGGTGACCGATACGTCTGTGGCCACCTCCATCCGGCCATCGAAATCGAGGGGCGCAAGCGCGACTGTTTCCTGTACGATCCGGCGGGCTACCGCGGCCGGCCGACGCTGACTCTCCCCGCGTTCTCGACGTTCGCGGCCGGGCTGCGGATCGAGCGCCGTAACGCGGTCGACTCGCCGCTGGTCCCGGATATCGACGCCGTACGGCCGGGGGTGGTCACGGCTGAGTCGACGGCCGACGACGACCCGGAGACGCTGTGGTTCCCACCGCTCGCCGACCTGCGCCCCCACCTTCGTCGATAA
- the pdhA gene encoding pyruvate dehydrogenase (acetyl-transferring) E1 component subunit alpha, with protein MDYDADGFVRVLDEEGHVVDADAMPDLPDETLVGMYRDMRLTRHFDQRAINIQRQGRLGTFASGAGQEGAQVGSTYALADDDWILYQYREHGAVVVRGLDAGYLEYWMGHESGNASLAEKGIFPLNIAIADHLPHAVGMSWASKLKGDDRAAVVHFGDGATSEGDFHEAMNFAGVFDTPTVFFCNNNGWAISHPVENQTASDTIAVKADAYGMEGVRVDGMDPLACYAVTAEAVERARDPADGETRPTLIEAVTYRFGAHTTADDPTVYRDDEEVETWKQRDPLKRFEAFLRRTDRLDDEREAEIRADIEEYVAGIIDEASTVDADPGSMFEHAYAELPPELQRQREGFLSMLEAYGDEAFLRE; from the coding sequence GTGGACTACGACGCCGACGGGTTCGTCCGGGTCCTCGACGAGGAGGGCCACGTCGTCGACGCGGACGCGATGCCGGACCTCCCGGACGAGACGCTCGTCGGGATGTATCGGGACATGCGTCTGACCCGCCATTTCGACCAGCGGGCGATCAACATCCAGCGCCAGGGTCGACTCGGTACCTTCGCCTCCGGCGCCGGACAGGAGGGGGCACAGGTCGGCTCGACGTACGCGCTCGCCGACGACGACTGGATCCTCTACCAGTACCGCGAACACGGTGCCGTCGTCGTCCGCGGCCTCGACGCCGGCTACCTAGAGTACTGGATGGGCCACGAGTCGGGCAACGCCAGCCTCGCGGAGAAGGGTATCTTCCCGCTCAACATCGCCATCGCGGACCACCTGCCCCACGCCGTCGGGATGTCGTGGGCGTCGAAGCTGAAAGGTGACGACCGGGCGGCGGTCGTCCACTTCGGCGATGGGGCGACCAGCGAGGGCGACTTCCACGAGGCGATGAACTTCGCGGGCGTCTTCGATACGCCGACCGTCTTCTTCTGTAACAACAACGGCTGGGCCATCTCGCATCCGGTGGAGAACCAGACGGCGAGCGACACCATCGCGGTGAAGGCCGACGCCTACGGGATGGAGGGCGTCCGCGTCGACGGGATGGACCCCCTGGCCTGTTACGCGGTGACGGCGGAGGCGGTCGAGCGGGCGCGCGACCCGGCCGACGGGGAGACGCGTCCGACGCTGATCGAGGCCGTGACCTACCGCTTCGGCGCCCACACCACCGCCGACGACCCGACCGTCTACCGCGACGACGAGGAGGTCGAAACGTGGAAGCAACGGGACCCCCTGAAGCGGTTCGAGGCGTTCCTCCGGCGAACCGATCGGCTGGACGACGAGCGCGAGGCCGAAATCCGGGCCGACATCGAGGAGTACGTGGCAGGTATCATCGACGAGGCGTCGACGGTGGACGCCGACCCCGGGTCGATGTTCGAACACGCCTACGCGGAGCTACCGCCGGAGCTCCAGCGACAGCGGGAGGGCTTTCTCTCCATGCTAGAGGCGTACGGTGACGAGGCGTTCCTGCGCGAGTGA
- a CDS encoding PH domain-containing protein, which translates to MSGADAVTEATDDEATPPEWLSLDPGEEIVWTGRPAFETLYGTILSGLLLTVVLIGFLILLGVPFAYLRIQNTDYVVTTESLYVKSGVFSTNIETVDLDRIQNTEYNRSFWGKQFDYGSISISTAGSSGAEISFDGIPDAPAVRDRITELTRRRAERGDDVGSGDAPATADQLAELIEEVRATREAFERVERRLADRDSDAGPSTAEESDPTDG; encoded by the coding sequence ATGAGCGGCGCCGACGCGGTCACCGAGGCGACCGACGACGAGGCGACGCCCCCCGAGTGGCTCTCGCTCGACCCCGGCGAGGAAATCGTCTGGACCGGCCGGCCGGCGTTCGAGACGCTGTACGGCACCATCCTCAGTGGGCTCCTGTTGACCGTCGTCCTGATCGGCTTCCTGATCCTCCTCGGTGTCCCCTTCGCCTATCTTCGCATCCAGAACACGGACTACGTCGTCACCACCGAGTCGCTGTACGTCAAGTCGGGCGTCTTCTCGACCAACATCGAGACGGTCGACTTGGACCGCATCCAGAACACGGAGTACAACCGGAGCTTCTGGGGCAAGCAGTTCGACTACGGCTCCATCTCGATCAGCACCGCCGGCAGCAGCGGCGCCGAAATTTCTTTCGACGGGATTCCTGACGCGCCGGCCGTCCGCGACCGGATCACCGAACTAACGCGCCGGCGTGCGGAGCGCGGTGACGATGTCGGTTCCGGTGACGCCCCCGCCACCGCCGACCAGTTGGCCGAACTGATCGAGGAGGTGCGCGCCACCCGCGAGGCGTTCGAGCGGGTCGAACGCCGACTCGCCGACCGCGATTCGGACGCCGGGCCGTCGACTGCGGAGGAAAGCGACCCGACCGACGGCTGA
- a CDS encoding PH domain-containing protein, which produces MDSRPDWLSIDSDETVVWRGAPRIRRVLPTAAVAALWIALLALGATLGPQAVPAPASALPGTFFAVGAVLLALPAIAAVVGSYLRTTHVEYVLTDRGLYRKAGVVSMRVFRVGLSAVERTSLSKGVWGNLFDYGTISISTAGSDGVDLQFTDLDDPGPVRTEIRRLIGADRTRCDAADAPIDAATVDALLDEFGALRAAATRLDRTVSER; this is translated from the coding sequence ATGGACTCCCGTCCCGACTGGCTCTCCATCGATTCCGACGAGACGGTCGTCTGGCGCGGCGCGCCCCGGATTCGGCGCGTCCTTCCGACGGCCGCCGTCGCTGCCCTCTGGATCGCCCTCCTCGCACTCGGCGCGACGCTCGGCCCGCAGGCCGTCCCCGCCCCCGCCTCGGCGCTCCCGGGGACGTTCTTCGCCGTGGGGGCCGTTCTCCTCGCCCTCCCGGCCATCGCCGCCGTCGTCGGTAGCTACCTCCGCACGACCCACGTCGAGTACGTCCTGACCGATCGGGGTCTCTACCGCAAGGCCGGTGTCGTGTCGATGCGTGTCTTCCGCGTCGGCCTGTCGGCCGTCGAGCGGACGAGCCTCTCGAAAGGCGTCTGGGGCAACCTCTTCGACTACGGCACCATCTCGATCAGTACCGCCGGCTCCGACGGCGTCGACCTGCAGTTCACCGATCTGGACGACCCCGGCCCCGTCCGGACCGAGATTCGGCGGCTGATCGGCGCCGATCGGACGCGATGCGACGCCGCCGACGCTCCCATCGACGCGGCGACGGTCGACGCTCTCCTCGACGAGTTCGGCGCGCTCCGCGCGGCAGCGACTCGCCTCGACCGGACGGTGAGCGAGCGATGA
- a CDS encoding 3'-5' exonuclease has product MRYPRDDPGHDRVATLDIETTATDPSSGELVSIGVGVHDCDESLTAATYETFHRRGDGPAGARGADDVDEAALVDRAMGRLADADPDGLVTYNGVEFDLSFVEGRLDRLGSAVDLPAITSSPVHLDLFLDRKRRAEDEGSPWPRLEACLEAYGYAPPKTVWRGAPLTNARFGEELGPAYLRTLGTETGARFRASLTEVIDHYLIGDLEATLALYYADLGESVEGSYLGTERRFD; this is encoded by the coding sequence ATGCGCTACCCTCGCGACGACCCCGGCCACGACCGGGTCGCGACCCTCGACATCGAGACGACGGCGACCGATCCGTCGAGTGGCGAACTCGTGTCGATCGGCGTCGGCGTCCACGACTGCGACGAGTCGCTGACCGCGGCGACCTACGAGACGTTTCACCGTCGGGGAGACGGGCCGGCGGGCGCTCGGGGAGCGGACGACGTCGACGAGGCGGCGCTCGTCGACCGGGCGATGGGCCGCCTCGCCGACGCCGACCCCGACGGCCTCGTGACCTACAACGGCGTGGAGTTCGACCTGTCGTTCGTCGAGGGGCGACTCGACCGTCTCGGCTCGGCGGTCGACCTGCCGGCGATCACGTCGTCGCCGGTCCACCTCGATCTCTTTCTCGACCGCAAGCGCCGGGCCGAGGATGAGGGGTCGCCGTGGCCGCGCCTCGAAGCGTGTCTGGAGGCGTACGGCTACGCGCCGCCGAAGACGGTCTGGCGGGGAGCCCCGCTCACGAACGCGCGCTTCGGCGAGGAACTCGGGCCGGCGTACCTGCGGACGCTCGGCACCGAGACGGGGGCGCGCTTTCGCGCATCGCTGACCGAGGTGATCGACCACTACCTGATCGGCGACCTGGAGGCGACGCTCGCGCTCTACTACGCCGACCTCGGGGAATCGGTCGAGGGGTCGTATCTCGGAACCGAACGGCGGTTCGACTAA
- a CDS encoding NAD(P)/FAD-dependent oxidoreductase, translating to MDDSTSVVVVGAGLSGLVAARHLADADVDVTVFERREAVGGRVRTHRVDGFTIDRGFQVLFTAYPAVRRELDLASLDLQAFSPGAVIARPGERSVLSDPLRDPLSLTDSMFNREVTTTDKLRTLALRQHVGGRDEAEIFGSPDDPIDDYLRDWGFSDRYVDNFVAPFYGGITLDRSLSTSKRVFEYTFKSMSEGKIALPADGMAAVPAQLAEHARDAGATLHLDEAVAAVSADGDGLVETESRTFEADAVVVATDPRTARRLTGVASIPTTARSSTTLYCALPDDAPLDDRRKIHLNAADDRPNIVVPLSSVAPSYAPDDRTLLAATFLGGEALDVAEADLLESTRDALAAWYPERLFGGLDAVHTERIEFAQFAQPPGVHDDLPDTRDPNGPVYLAGDYTTWSSIQGAMRSGREAAEAVRADLD from the coding sequence ATGGACGACTCAACGTCGGTCGTCGTCGTCGGCGCTGGGCTCTCCGGCCTCGTCGCCGCGCGCCACCTCGCCGACGCGGACGTGGACGTGACGGTCTTCGAGCGACGCGAGGCGGTCGGCGGCCGGGTCCGCACTCACCGCGTCGACGGGTTCACGATCGACCGCGGCTTTCAGGTGCTCTTTACCGCCTACCCGGCCGTCCGGCGGGAACTCGACCTCGCGTCCCTCGACCTCCAGGCCTTCTCGCCCGGCGCCGTCATCGCCCGTCCCGGCGAGCGGTCGGTCCTCTCCGATCCCTTGCGCGATCCGCTCTCGCTTACCGACTCCATGTTCAACCGCGAGGTGACGACCACGGACAAACTCCGGACGCTCGCCCTCCGTCAACACGTCGGGGGCCGCGACGAGGCCGAGATATTCGGGAGCCCCGACGACCCCATCGACGACTACCTCCGGGACTGGGGCTTTTCGGACCGCTACGTCGACAACTTCGTCGCTCCCTTCTACGGCGGCATCACCCTCGATCGCTCCCTTTCGACCTCGAAACGCGTCTTCGAGTACACGTTCAAGTCGATGAGTGAAGGGAAGATTGCCCTCCCCGCCGACGGGATGGCCGCCGTCCCCGCGCAGTTGGCCGAGCACGCACGCGACGCCGGGGCGACGCTCCACCTCGACGAGGCCGTCGCCGCCGTTTCCGCCGACGGCGACGGCCTCGTCGAAACCGAATCACGGACCTTCGAGGCCGACGCCGTCGTCGTCGCCACCGATCCGCGAACCGCTCGCCGCCTGACCGGCGTGGCGTCGATTCCGACGACCGCACGCTCCTCGACGACACTGTACTGTGCACTCCCCGACGACGCCCCCCTCGACGACCGGCGGAAGATTCACCTCAACGCCGCGGACGACCGCCCCAACATCGTCGTCCCGCTCTCCTCGGTCGCCCCCTCCTATGCCCCCGACGACCGGACGCTGTTGGCGGCCACGTTCCTCGGTGGCGAGGCCTTAGACGTTGCCGAGGCCGACCTCCTCGAATCGACGCGCGACGCCCTCGCCGCGTGGTATCCCGAGCGCCTGTTCGGCGGCCTCGATGCCGTCCACACCGAGCGCATCGAGTTCGCGCAGTTCGCACAGCCACCCGGCGTCCACGACGACCTGCCCGACACCCGCGACCCGAACGGTCCCGTCTATCTCGCCGGCGACTACACCACGTGGTCGTCGATCCAGGGGGCGATGCGGAGCGGGCGGGAAGCCGCCGAAGCCGTCCGCGCGGATCTCGATTAG
- a CDS encoding pyridoxal-phosphate dependent enzyme — translation MDTADAFVGLDCTATGDRYAPDHAGRSDAGAPLDPAYDLDAVDPASLPTGPTSMWAYDALLPVPATDAVSAAEGATPLLDAPDLAADLGVGRVHLKDEGRNPTGTVLDRGLSVAVTMAERHGADLLALAAPGNAGQSAAAYAGRVDTDLYAYLPSRAPFPNKAMVNVHGADMRVTGGRYPDALAALESDLARDWYSLQAFTTPYRHDGAKTLAYEVAATRDWTAPDAVVVAVGTGETFVGVARGFRDLDALGLIDRVPRCYAVQPEGCAPVVDAHESGGDVEAVEYPDTICGELEIPEPPGGAMTLDAIDATGGGAVTVTDEDLLESAVTLTQRLGTEVGATGGAAAAGAWALADRGDLGAEESVVLVNADAGVKTADVLRSHLMGQGV, via the coding sequence ATGGACACTGCCGACGCGTTCGTCGGACTCGACTGCACGGCGACCGGCGACCGGTACGCACCCGACCACGCCGGACGGAGCGACGCCGGCGCGCCGCTCGATCCCGCCTACGATCTCGACGCCGTCGACCCTGCGAGCCTCCCGACCGGCCCCACCTCGATGTGGGCGTACGACGCTCTCCTGCCAGTTCCCGCCACCGACGCCGTTTCCGCCGCGGAGGGCGCGACGCCGCTGCTCGACGCCCCCGACCTCGCCGCCGATCTCGGCGTCGGGCGCGTCCACCTCAAAGACGAGGGGCGGAACCCGACGGGGACCGTCCTCGACCGGGGGCTGTCGGTCGCGGTGACGATGGCCGAGCGGCACGGCGCCGATCTGCTGGCGCTCGCGGCGCCGGGCAACGCCGGCCAGTCCGCGGCGGCGTACGCCGGGCGGGTGGATACGGACCTGTACGCGTATCTCCCCTCGCGCGCGCCGTTCCCGAACAAGGCGATGGTGAACGTCCACGGCGCCGACATGCGCGTGACCGGCGGGCGCTACCCCGACGCGCTGGCGGCGCTCGAATCGGATCTGGCCCGTGACTGGTACTCCCTCCAGGCGTTCACGACGCCGTACCGCCACGACGGCGCCAAGACGCTGGCCTACGAGGTGGCCGCCACGCGGGACTGGACGGCGCCGGACGCCGTCGTCGTCGCCGTCGGGACCGGCGAGACGTTCGTGGGCGTCGCCCGCGGGTTCCGTGACCTCGATGCGCTGGGACTGATCGACCGGGTGCCCCGGTGTTACGCCGTCCAGCCCGAGGGGTGTGCGCCGGTCGTCGACGCCCACGAGTCGGGCGGGGACGTGGAGGCGGTCGAATACCCCGACACCATCTGTGGCGAACTGGAGATTCCGGAACCGCCGGGCGGGGCGATGACCCTCGACGCCATCGACGCGACGGGGGGCGGCGCGGTGACGGTGACGGACGAAGACTTGCTGGAGAGCGCGGTGACGCTCACCCAACGGCTCGGGACGGAGGTGGGGGCAACTGGTGGCGCGGCCGCCGCCGGCGCGTGGGCGCTCGCCGACCGCGGCGACCTGGGCGCCGAGGAGTCGGTCGTCCTCGTCAACGCCGACGCGGGCGTGAAGACGGCGGACGTACTCCGCAGTCACCTGATGGGACAGGGCGTCTGA
- a CDS encoding metal-dependent transcriptional regulator, protein MLSDAMEDYLKAIYRLQSEDGAPVSTSAIADEVGKTAPTVTSMVQKLADQGLLEREKYKGVELTPEGETVALEVVRHHRLLEAYLAERLDYSWTDVHEEADALEHHISEEFERRVAEALGDPEVDPHGDPIPGADLRPLERDETTPLSDHETGDRVVVSRVRDRDEEELAYLDDAGVRPDTELEILDVAPFGMVTVRIGDREQSLPESVARTIRVRPAEAEVSGT, encoded by the coding sequence ATGCTGAGCGACGCGATGGAGGATTACCTCAAGGCGATCTATCGGCTCCAGTCGGAGGACGGTGCCCCGGTGTCGACCTCCGCCATCGCCGACGAGGTGGGGAAGACGGCGCCGACGGTGACGAGCATGGTGCAGAAACTCGCCGACCAGGGGCTGCTGGAACGCGAGAAGTACAAGGGGGTCGAACTCACCCCGGAAGGGGAGACGGTGGCGCTAGAGGTGGTCCGCCACCACCGACTGCTCGAGGCCTACCTCGCCGAACGCCTCGACTACTCCTGGACGGACGTTCACGAGGAGGCGGACGCCCTCGAACACCACATCTCCGAGGAGTTCGAGCGGCGGGTGGCGGAGGCGCTGGGCGATCCGGAGGTCGATCCACACGGCGATCCGATCCCCGGTGCCGACCTGCGACCGCTGGAGCGCGACGAGACGACGCCGCTGAGCGACCACGAGACGGGCGACCGGGTGGTCGTCAGTCGAGTTCGTGACCGCGACGAGGAGGAACTCGCCTACCTCGACGACGCGGGCGTGCGGCCCGACACGGAGTTGGAAATCCTCGACGTGGCGCCGTTCGGGATGGTGACGGTTCGGATCGGCGACCGGGAGCAGAGCCTCCCCGAGTCGGTGGCGCGGACGATCCGAGTCCGACCGGCCGAGGCGGAGGTGAGCGGCACGTGA
- a CDS encoding TMEM165/GDT1 family protein yields the protein MTGWLEILTVAFVAQLVVLPGEKVQFIIAGLSTRYNPLVVVSAAGTAFAGWTALEILFGEALQRALSPVVLDAFTAGLFAVFAVLLYRSAPSSGEAERVDPAATDGGVATLSGEFEPTVFGREVPDAFGGFVPIFAMMAAGEFGDKTQLVTIGLAAQYGAHPAIWAGEMLAIVPVSLANAFFFHKFSHRLDLRKAHFFSAVLFAFFASDTVLSVVTGFSVWETVVTAVSAAVLALF from the coding sequence GTGACGGGCTGGCTAGAGATACTCACCGTCGCCTTCGTCGCCCAACTCGTCGTCCTGCCGGGCGAGAAGGTGCAGTTCATCATCGCGGGACTGTCGACGCGGTACAACCCGCTCGTGGTCGTGAGCGCCGCCGGAACCGCGTTCGCGGGGTGGACGGCGCTCGAAATCCTGTTCGGCGAGGCGCTCCAGCGGGCGCTTTCCCCGGTCGTGCTCGACGCGTTCACCGCCGGCCTCTTCGCGGTGTTCGCGGTCCTCCTCTATCGCTCGGCGCCGTCGAGCGGCGAGGCCGAACGCGTCGATCCGGCGGCGACCGACGGCGGCGTCGCCACCCTCTCGGGCGAGTTCGAACCGACGGTGTTCGGCCGGGAGGTGCCCGACGCGTTCGGCGGGTTCGTTCCCATCTTCGCGATGATGGCCGCGGGCGAGTTCGGCGACAAGACCCAGTTGGTGACCATCGGCCTCGCCGCGCAGTACGGCGCCCACCCCGCCATCTGGGCGGGCGAGATGCTCGCCATCGTCCCCGTGAGCCTCGCGAACGCCTTCTTTTTCCACAAGTTCTCCCACCGCCTCGACCTGCGGAAGGCGCATTTCTTCTCCGCCGTCCTCTTTGCCTTCTTCGCGAGCGATACCGTGCTGAGCGTCGTCACCGGATTCTCCGTCTGGGAGACGGTCGTCACCGCCGTTTCGGCGGCCGTGCTGGCGCTGTTCTGA
- a CDS encoding LysE family translocator, with product MNAVIAEESVNNGWLAGARTGLGAMTADAVFLVGSLLGVVTFVERFPTVRAAMVGVGGGLMCYFAYGAARDALGDVETVPDGGARRRAATGFRKAFVLALTNPYQILFWLTIGVGLLEPGELDVLSYTPYVGADLAGLLVVRTGSPALIVGFFLGITLWITGFPAALRAAQRRVETFAPVVAGASALVLAGFGVVFLVDAVRTLV from the coding sequence ATGAACGCCGTCATCGCCGAGGAGTCCGTCAACAACGGCTGGCTCGCCGGCGCCCGAACCGGCCTCGGCGCGATGACCGCCGACGCCGTCTTTCTCGTCGGCTCCCTGCTCGGCGTCGTCACGTTCGTCGAGCGGTTCCCGACCGTCCGCGCCGCGATGGTGGGCGTCGGCGGCGGGCTGATGTGTTATTTCGCCTACGGCGCCGCACGGGACGCGCTGGGTGACGTAGAGACGGTCCCGGACGGCGGCGCTCGACGCCGCGCCGCCACCGGCTTCCGCAAGGCGTTCGTCCTCGCGCTCACGAACCCCTACCAGATCCTCTTCTGGCTCACCATCGGCGTTGGCCTCCTCGAACCGGGCGAACTCGACGTGCTCTCGTATACGCCGTACGTGGGTGCCGACCTCGCGGGCCTGCTGGTGGTGCGGACCGGGAGCCCGGCGCTGATCGTCGGCTTCTTCCTCGGCATCACGCTGTGGATCACGGGGTTCCCGGCGGCACTCCGGGCGGCCCAGCGCCGCGTCGAGACGTTCGCACCGGTCGTCGCCGGGGCGAGTGCGCTGGTGCTTGCCGGGTTCGGCGTCGTCTTCCTCGTCGACGCCGTGCGGACGCTGGTGTGA